The Acidicapsa ligni genome has a window encoding:
- a CDS encoding SDR family NAD(P)-dependent oxidoreductase, with protein sequence MTNRNNQEANLTRDFEKLDIVFANAGITGRTPIGATDEAVFENVIHINLNGAFFTVNSAAPLLNDNASIIFNGSVHNYLGQAGVAAYATTKGGVVAMARAIAADLAPRNIRVNVVAPGATKTPIWKRGARASISAEQSAKVDDLFSSMVPLGRWAEPEDVAKAVLFLASEDSSYINAVELMVDGGLTGAPFGAPLLRG encoded by the coding sequence ATCACCAATCGGAATAATCAAGAAGCGAACCTTACCAGAGATTTCGAAAAGTTGGACATCGTCTTTGCCAATGCCGGAATTACAGGTAGAACGCCCATCGGCGCAACGGACGAAGCAGTATTTGAGAATGTCATCCACATCAACCTGAATGGCGCTTTCTTCACTGTCAACTCCGCCGCTCCTCTGTTGAACGACAATGCCAGTATCATTTTCAACGGATCGGTCCACAACTATCTAGGGCAGGCCGGCGTAGCTGCCTATGCGACCACGAAGGGCGGGGTGGTGGCGATGGCGCGTGCAATCGCTGCCGACCTCGCCCCGCGCAACATTCGCGTCAATGTAGTCGCACCCGGCGCGACCAAAACTCCCATCTGGAAGCGCGGAGCTCGCGCTTCAATATCGGCCGAACAGTCCGCCAAGGTGGATGATTTGTTCTCCTCAATGGTTCCGCTGGGCCGATGGGCTGAACCGGAAGATGTCGCAAAGGCAGTCCTTTTCCTGGCTTCTGAGGATTCCTCGTACATCAATGCCGTCGAGTTGATGGTTGATGGAGGGCTAACGGGTGCGCCTTTTGGAGCTCCGCTTCTTCGCGGTTGA
- a CDS encoding TonB-dependent receptor, which yields MKGFISLTTRIFCFLILAILMYDAHPVDGQTITGSVRGTVTESSGAVVQGAAVKITNVNTGISTATHSDHSGFYTIQFLPIGSYKLEISSSGFSDFQVGPFDLGIDKIVDFNAALKVQGASNNVNVSSDATPVLETQSPTLGATLSFNELNNLPNNGLNFSALTLFVPGAVTTSLSYMTGYIANFPTASAFDTPQFNGNRGQSNSYIQDGVEINQSIDNRISYNLAPAATQEIRVITGNADAEYGNASGGEVILVTKGGSNSFHGSVYNFLRNDSLDANSLANNISQIPKSSYTQNQFGATFGGPVIKNKLFLFADYEGFRYHSGGAATASVPTSQMRTGDLSQLLSVKKIQLYNTQDGFTPYANNQIPITNPVATFLFAHPEIYPLPNNTPLDGLTQNDYIGYSKTAYTNDQGDLRGDYAIGPKDSLMVRFSQDQAVSTTAHPVLAITFPQTSVFPFQSLVLNEVHTFGQSFVNEFRAGYMRVNGLASGATQDSTGLFGKMGDSVVGIPYENQPYEGFSLMKFSGSDATNIGSSAVSDTIVDNTIEYGDDIIWEHGNHVTKFGLQFVRYQQNYAVPGNNGALGNFSYSGQFTSNPTSNGAPSAGFPFADFVLDEGVSAGVGGVTGLFGERQWRDAYYVQDDWKLRHNLTINLGVRYAYDQPTYEVHNRQVSVNLSNPSLGPAGVELAGQNGNSRALYNANYTAVMPRLGASWQALPRLVVRMGYGITDNLEGGGVGTRFTQNPPFEAQFSETTSTPNRTSGGSPIRVENGFMVSTGGSLTKNTQYNIWAPNIRPAFVQQYNLSAQFELNHTSSLQAGYVGQIGQHLLNWENFNQWPSPCTASCSNAPFYNLIGQTGYLSVILSEAVFNYNALQVVLKNRLSQGLEYSINYTWSKTMTDAVGIQGLAGVDANSVSAQNAYNLIADYGPAAYDTRQNFTATAVYDLPFGRGRKFGTQWNRLLDSVAGGWKTSGVVIAYSGFPITITSNNNANLNAETARADQYLPLHVVNHSIKNWFGTDSSARPCTGTSGAFDGSCAYGPELPNQLGTARVGTERGPRFTQIDLSVSKDFTIWEAHKLQFRTDFFNALNIASYAAPVANISSTTFGQISATATSPRQIQFSTSYRF from the coding sequence ATGAAAGGCTTCATAAGTTTAACTACCCGGATCTTTTGTTTCTTAATTCTCGCCATCTTGATGTATGACGCGCATCCTGTCGATGGCCAAACCATCACAGGATCTGTACGCGGCACAGTTACAGAATCAAGCGGGGCAGTCGTTCAAGGCGCTGCCGTCAAGATCACCAATGTAAATACGGGCATATCCACAGCTACGCATAGCGACCATTCTGGGTTTTACACCATCCAGTTTCTACCGATTGGCAGCTATAAGCTGGAGATATCGTCATCTGGATTTTCAGACTTCCAGGTCGGTCCGTTCGATCTGGGGATCGATAAGATTGTGGATTTCAATGCCGCGCTGAAGGTTCAGGGTGCATCGAACAACGTCAATGTAAGCTCCGATGCGACTCCTGTACTGGAAACCCAAAGCCCCACATTGGGCGCCACTCTCAGCTTCAATGAGCTAAATAACCTGCCCAACAACGGCCTCAACTTCTCCGCGCTTACACTTTTCGTTCCAGGGGCAGTTACAACCAGCCTCAGCTATATGACGGGATACATCGCCAACTTCCCAACGGCGTCGGCTTTCGATACGCCGCAGTTCAATGGGAATCGTGGACAAAGCAACAGCTACATTCAGGATGGTGTGGAGATCAACCAGAGTATCGATAACCGCATATCCTACAATCTGGCGCCTGCCGCAACACAGGAGATTCGTGTTATCACGGGCAACGCGGACGCAGAGTATGGAAATGCGAGCGGTGGCGAGGTCATTTTGGTGACCAAGGGCGGGAGCAATTCGTTCCACGGAAGTGTCTACAATTTTCTTAGAAATGATTCGCTTGACGCGAACTCCCTGGCAAACAATATCTCGCAGATTCCCAAGAGCAGCTATACGCAAAATCAATTCGGCGCGACCTTTGGAGGTCCCGTCATTAAAAATAAGCTCTTCCTCTTCGCCGACTATGAGGGATTTCGTTATCACTCCGGTGGTGCTGCTACCGCTAGCGTTCCGACCTCACAGATGCGAACTGGAGACCTCTCTCAGCTTCTCAGCGTCAAAAAGATTCAACTGTACAACACGCAAGACGGATTTACTCCTTACGCCAACAATCAGATTCCAATTACCAATCCTGTAGCTACCTTTCTTTTCGCGCATCCCGAGATTTATCCCTTGCCGAACAACACTCCTTTGGATGGTCTGACGCAGAACGACTATATCGGCTACTCCAAGACAGCCTATACGAATGATCAAGGAGACCTTCGGGGCGATTATGCGATTGGCCCTAAGGACTCGCTGATGGTACGGTTCTCACAGGACCAGGCCGTCTCCACGACCGCTCATCCTGTTCTAGCGATCACATTTCCGCAGACGAGCGTTTTTCCATTTCAAAGTTTGGTGCTGAACGAAGTTCATACTTTCGGTCAGTCTTTCGTGAATGAGTTTCGCGCAGGATATATGCGTGTAAATGGACTAGCTTCCGGGGCGACGCAGGATAGTACCGGCTTATTTGGAAAGATGGGAGATAGTGTTGTTGGCATCCCTTATGAGAACCAGCCTTATGAAGGCTTCAGCTTGATGAAATTTTCTGGGAGCGATGCTACTAACATTGGCTCCTCCGCGGTCTCGGATACGATCGTCGATAACACGATCGAATACGGAGACGACATTATTTGGGAACATGGAAATCACGTTACCAAGTTTGGTCTGCAGTTTGTCCGCTACCAGCAAAACTATGCGGTGCCCGGAAATAACGGAGCGTTGGGAAATTTCAGTTATTCCGGCCAATTCACATCGAATCCAACCTCGAATGGAGCGCCGTCGGCGGGCTTTCCGTTCGCGGATTTCGTCCTGGACGAGGGAGTCTCGGCCGGAGTAGGAGGAGTGACAGGACTGTTTGGCGAGCGCCAGTGGCGCGATGCGTACTATGTGCAAGACGATTGGAAGCTGCGCCATAATCTGACCATTAACCTTGGTGTGCGGTACGCGTATGACCAGCCGACCTACGAAGTTCACAATCGACAAGTCTCGGTAAATCTGTCTAACCCGTCCCTCGGTCCTGCAGGAGTGGAACTTGCCGGGCAGAATGGCAACAGCCGGGCGCTTTATAACGCCAACTACACTGCTGTTATGCCGCGCTTAGGCGCGTCCTGGCAGGCGTTGCCACGGCTTGTCGTTCGCATGGGCTATGGCATCACCGATAACCTTGAGGGCGGTGGCGTAGGGACGCGATTTACGCAGAATCCCCCATTTGAAGCCCAGTTTTCAGAGACAACTTCGACGCCGAATCGGACATCAGGCGGCTCTCCTATTCGAGTCGAAAATGGCTTTATGGTATCGACCGGCGGCAGCTTGACGAAGAACACGCAGTACAACATCTGGGCTCCGAATATCCGCCCTGCATTCGTGCAGCAGTACAACCTGAGCGCCCAATTTGAATTGAATCACACCAGTTCGTTGCAGGCTGGTTATGTGGGCCAGATTGGACAGCACTTACTCAACTGGGAGAACTTCAACCAGTGGCCCTCTCCCTGCACGGCTAGTTGCTCAAATGCACCGTTCTATAATTTGATTGGACAAACGGGCTACCTGAGCGTCATTTTGTCCGAAGCCGTCTTTAATTACAACGCACTTCAGGTTGTACTCAAGAATCGCCTAAGTCAGGGGCTTGAGTATTCGATCAACTACACTTGGTCAAAAACGATGACCGACGCGGTGGGAATTCAGGGCTTAGCTGGTGTAGATGCGAACAGCGTGTCTGCCCAGAACGCGTACAACTTGATAGCTGATTACGGCCCGGCAGCTTACGATACACGTCAGAACTTTACAGCAACTGCCGTGTACGATCTGCCCTTTGGCCGCGGACGCAAGTTTGGAACTCAGTGGAACAGGCTGCTGGACAGCGTTGCCGGAGGCTGGAAGACTTCTGGCGTTGTGATTGCGTATTCAGGGTTTCCCATCACGATTACGAGTAACAATAACGCCAACTTAAACGCGGAGACGGCACGCGCGGATCAGTATCTTCCGCTGCATGTCGTCAATCATTCAATCAAGAACTGGTTCGGAACGGATTCATCAGCAAGACCGTGTACGGGAACATCCGGGGCGTTCGATGGATCTTGCGCGTATGGGCCGGAGCTTCCAAATCAACTCGGCACCGCGCGTGTCGGTACAGAGCGGGGACCGCGCTTCACTCAGATAGACCTCTCTGTTTCCAAGGACTTCACCATCTGGGAAGCGCATAAGCTCCAATTTCGCACTGATTTCTTCAATGCGCTTAACATCGCCAGCTATGCCGCGCCCGTAGCGAACATTTCTAGTACGACATTTGGTCAAATCTCGGCTACGGCGACTTCGCCTCGACAAATTCAATTCTCCACCTCCTATCGTTTTTAG
- a CDS encoding helix-turn-helix domain-containing protein produces the protein MHAHDEMAIVIGTEGILESTQFSCRELLHEDQVLFTNAKIPHASRYYIENKPTRGVTIEFHPAVLHRLGYPRSSPYPRSVFMGKLNMPRVGQLARMIEDEMLKSDQSSLLMATALARQIISLVLREWPQSLIRRQDANDHRYLPRHELVRSIEIMSSMSPHDFRVPFLAGQVNRSTSTFSRLFTHSTGISPHKSYSNLLLGQAADLLLNTDRQIKEIALDLGFRNFSHFSNVFRQRWKMTPTEFREKSCLPDYF, from the coding sequence ATGCACGCCCACGACGAGATGGCAATCGTGATCGGTACCGAAGGAATCCTCGAGTCCACGCAGTTTTCATGCCGAGAGCTTCTTCACGAAGATCAGGTCTTGTTCACCAATGCCAAGATCCCACACGCGAGCCGGTATTACATCGAGAACAAGCCGACCCGGGGAGTTACGATCGAATTTCATCCGGCAGTGCTGCATCGCCTTGGATACCCTCGCTCATCTCCCTATCCTCGCTCAGTGTTTATGGGCAAGCTCAACATGCCCAGGGTTGGTCAATTGGCCCGCATGATCGAGGATGAGATGCTCAAGTCGGACCAGAGCAGCCTGCTGATGGCCACAGCTCTTGCCCGCCAGATTATTTCTCTCGTACTGCGCGAATGGCCTCAATCGCTGATTCGCAGGCAGGATGCCAACGACCATAGATATCTTCCCAGGCACGAACTGGTGCGGTCGATCGAGATCATGAGTTCCATGTCCCCACATGATTTCAGAGTGCCCTTCCTGGCTGGTCAGGTGAATCGAAGCACATCTACATTTTCTCGATTATTTACACATTCGACGGGCATCAGCCCTCACAAATCCTATAGCAACCTTCTTCTTGGACAGGCCGCGGATCTGCTGCTGAACACAGACCGTCAGATTAAAGAAATCGCCCTGGACCTCGGTTTCCGCAACTTCAGTCACTTCTCGAATGTCTTCCGACAACGGTGGAAGATGACCCCGACCGAGTTCCGGGAGAAATCTTGCCTGCCTGACTATTTCTAA
- a CDS encoding MFS transporter: MATSINFRQADFSEMDNAGITKVHWKIVLISGVGFFTDAYDLFIIGIVMVLLKPMWHIGKLEEGLVESTALLASAIGALLFGRIADIVGRKRIYGVEMLVLAAGAAACALSPNIWWLIGFRFILGIGIGGDYPVSATIISEYAGKAHRGMLITLVFAMQAAGLIFGPLLAAALLTTHLSYNVVWRILISIGALPALAVYRARRHLKETPRFLEAAGLHGLEYVDTKSYSTRKSNSTIFWDGFQHLAGSKRLLSQLIGASAAWFLVDFAYYGNTVSSPLVLSGLGGDHTILQRTLIQFGIFVVFAVPGYAAAVFTMDKLGRKTIQSLGFGMMAVTFGLLAIIPGIEKRTYPFLMIYGFSYFFTKFGPNATVFVYPAEIFPVRVRTTGHGIAAAIGKIGAFAGVFTFPFLMHSHGLPLVEGTAAIVCGLGLVVTIFFLPETRGKSLEELSEQSY; encoded by the coding sequence ATGGCCACTTCGATCAACTTCCGGCAGGCTGACTTCTCCGAGATGGACAATGCAGGCATCACGAAAGTGCATTGGAAGATCGTGCTCATTTCGGGTGTTGGTTTCTTTACCGACGCATATGATCTGTTCATCATCGGCATCGTCATGGTGCTGCTCAAGCCGATGTGGCATATCGGTAAACTGGAAGAAGGCCTGGTTGAGTCCACAGCCCTGTTAGCCTCGGCGATAGGAGCTCTACTTTTTGGTCGCATCGCGGATATAGTCGGCCGCAAGAGGATCTATGGGGTCGAGATGCTGGTCCTTGCGGCAGGCGCGGCAGCTTGCGCACTATCCCCCAACATTTGGTGGCTCATCGGGTTTCGGTTCATTCTCGGAATTGGCATTGGTGGCGACTACCCTGTCTCCGCCACGATCATAAGCGAATATGCCGGAAAAGCTCATCGAGGCATGCTGATCACGCTCGTCTTTGCTATGCAAGCCGCTGGCCTGATCTTCGGTCCGCTGCTTGCCGCGGCCTTACTCACCACTCATCTCTCATATAACGTCGTCTGGCGTATTCTGATCTCTATCGGTGCTTTGCCTGCTCTCGCGGTATATCGTGCACGCAGACATCTCAAAGAAACCCCACGCTTCCTCGAAGCTGCCGGACTGCACGGGTTGGAATACGTTGATACAAAGAGCTACTCCACCAGGAAGAGCAACTCCACAATATTCTGGGATGGCTTTCAGCACCTCGCAGGCAGCAAGAGACTCCTTTCTCAATTGATCGGCGCCAGCGCAGCTTGGTTTCTGGTGGACTTTGCCTACTATGGCAACACCGTCTCAAGCCCACTCGTGCTTTCCGGTCTTGGCGGCGACCACACCATCCTGCAAAGGACGCTGATCCAATTCGGCATCTTTGTCGTTTTTGCAGTACCGGGCTATGCGGCCGCAGTCTTCACGATGGACAAGTTGGGCCGCAAAACGATCCAGAGTCTTGGTTTCGGCATGATGGCAGTGACCTTTGGCCTGCTCGCTATCATTCCAGGAATTGAGAAGCGGACATACCCCTTCCTCATGATCTACGGCTTTAGCTATTTCTTTACCAAGTTCGGTCCGAATGCCACTGTTTTCGTGTATCCCGCGGAGATTTTCCCTGTAAGAGTTCGAACCACTGGACACGGCATCGCTGCGGCCATAGGCAAGATTGGTGCCTTTGCCGGCGTTTTTACTTTCCCGTTCTTAATGCATAGTCATGGTCTGCCTCTAGTAGAAGGCACAGCAGCCATCGTGTGCGGGCTGGGACTGGTTGTCACCATCTTTTTTCTACCCGAAACCAGAGGTAAGAGCCTCGAAGAACTCTCGGAACAGTCCTATTGA
- a CDS encoding CehA/McbA family metallohydrolase, whose product MKQARTVVARFSQVGPMIPAGTWLAGDLHVHDDHSYDGSLARQRNHDKAKGNVSVADQIAQGTANGLKFMPLTDHRTYDQHYDPLWESSSLLLLPGEEANTKPHATVLGAVDSIIQGASRADRADFTHVQQSVWDAHSQDAVWSVAHPDDGEMNTDGSLNALANVQGVDLIEIWNRARNVEKQIDYDENRWNAGFRFGVAGVSDSHMRELWKVAGPGMNTSSVFAEEYNERAILAGLRAGHTSLSPQPTGPFLTFTTDLKGGGYTAMGGDEIIVPAGTRGHLRIRVQRAAGLQVLVYRKPGRSAGPLKTFVPASDDETVMLDVTAGDQPDWYRVEVRGPGLTRTGATIPNDLRAAVSPLFISPSRVEAKPEIAVPEDQGQDDGAVRVAGALGAFAGFPDVAVNAGIIHIVAEVHGVTTSTIVYRRRDARGFWSDAGQTLSGKGMAQFPRVVARGNDVWVTWQEDATQIPHRPTIQLRHSVDGGHTWKPTQTVRALEGRAERPALALSANGQPLLVWQEIRATQPFDIMFQEIGADAEPRNLSREGKSISAGTPDDTRSPRYPASVWPAIAVATNGHVAVTWQDNRTDPDPLWTGTAAAGKGTDPDNWQIMVAVRNPSNTWAAPVSLGAEDMADRHPDVAFSGAGDLIVTWESKALEPSGKNLSVRAAVSTDDGLTFAPPTVLAEDAQTMSQHARLGLNLDGSVRAVWFDSRSVDWRWRVMTAVYHKDTGWSTGSLLNGGGNNTWPATAGGAIVFGSTRNAVRLQRDITQQIYLIAVQ is encoded by the coding sequence ATGAAGCAAGCGCGAACGGTCGTGGCCAGATTCTCTCAGGTTGGGCCGATGATTCCGGCTGGTACCTGGCTTGCGGGCGATCTGCATGTGCATGACGATCATTCGTATGATGGCAGTCTCGCTCGGCAGCGAAACCACGACAAGGCCAAAGGAAACGTGTCCGTCGCAGATCAAATAGCACAGGGCACCGCGAACGGCTTGAAATTCATGCCGCTGACCGATCATCGAACCTATGACCAGCACTACGATCCGCTATGGGAGTCCTCATCACTGTTGCTGTTACCGGGTGAGGAAGCTAACACGAAGCCACACGCGACAGTTCTCGGCGCGGTGGATTCAATCATTCAGGGCGCCAGCCGTGCGGATCGGGCTGACTTCACGCATGTCCAGCAATCCGTTTGGGACGCGCACAGCCAGGATGCTGTATGGTCGGTCGCGCATCCTGACGACGGCGAGATGAACACCGATGGCAGCCTGAATGCGCTTGCAAACGTTCAGGGCGTCGACCTGATCGAGATATGGAACCGCGCGAGAAATGTCGAAAAGCAAATCGACTACGACGAAAACCGCTGGAACGCAGGCTTCCGCTTCGGCGTAGCTGGCGTAAGCGACAGCCATATGCGAGAGCTCTGGAAGGTCGCGGGGCCGGGTATGAACACCTCCAGCGTCTTTGCGGAAGAGTACAACGAGCGTGCAATCCTCGCTGGGTTAAGAGCTGGACACACCAGCCTCTCGCCGCAGCCAACCGGACCGTTCCTCACCTTCACGACCGATCTGAAAGGCGGCGGCTACACCGCTATGGGCGGCGATGAGATCATCGTTCCAGCCGGCACCAGAGGACACCTGCGCATCCGGGTGCAGCGAGCGGCTGGGTTGCAGGTGCTGGTCTACCGCAAGCCAGGCAGAAGCGCTGGCCCGTTGAAGACATTTGTTCCCGCCAGTGATGATGAGACCGTGATGCTCGACGTAACTGCCGGAGACCAGCCGGACTGGTACCGCGTGGAGGTGCGCGGCCCCGGACTCACGAGAACAGGCGCCACGATTCCAAACGATCTGAGGGCCGCCGTCTCGCCGCTGTTTATCTCGCCGTCTCGCGTTGAAGCGAAGCCGGAGATTGCAGTGCCCGAGGATCAAGGCCAGGACGATGGCGCGGTACGGGTAGCGGGTGCACTCGGAGCGTTCGCAGGGTTTCCTGACGTAGCGGTGAACGCAGGTATCATCCACATAGTCGCTGAAGTCCACGGCGTAACTACCAGCACGATAGTCTATCGCCGACGCGATGCCAGAGGCTTCTGGAGCGATGCTGGCCAGACGCTCAGCGGCAAGGGTATGGCGCAGTTTCCTCGCGTGGTGGCCCGCGGCAACGACGTCTGGGTTACATGGCAGGAAGATGCCACTCAGATACCACACCGGCCCACGATCCAGTTGCGGCACTCCGTAGATGGAGGCCATACCTGGAAGCCCACCCAGACTGTGCGTGCACTGGAGGGACGCGCCGAGCGTCCGGCTCTCGCACTCTCCGCAAACGGTCAGCCATTGTTGGTCTGGCAGGAGATTCGCGCCACTCAGCCATTCGATATCATGTTTCAGGAGATCGGGGCGGACGCAGAGCCTCGCAATCTCTCAAGAGAAGGCAAATCCATCAGCGCGGGCACTCCCGACGATACCCGCTCGCCTCGCTATCCGGCCTCAGTCTGGCCGGCCATCGCAGTCGCCACGAACGGTCATGTCGCTGTGACCTGGCAGGACAATCGTACGGATCCCGATCCCCTGTGGACCGGAACCGCCGCGGCTGGGAAGGGTACGGATCCTGACAACTGGCAGATTATGGTTGCTGTGCGGAACCCATCCAATACCTGGGCAGCTCCGGTCTCGCTCGGTGCCGAGGATATGGCAGATCGTCATCCTGATGTGGCGTTCAGCGGAGCTGGCGATCTTATCGTCACCTGGGAAAGCAAAGCGCTGGAACCCAGCGGCAAAAATCTGTCGGTTCGTGCAGCGGTGTCCACTGACGATGGCCTGACCTTTGCTCCCCCCACAGTATTGGCTGAAGATGCGCAGACCATGAGCCAGCATGCTCGCCTTGGCCTCAACCTGGATGGCAGCGTGCGGGCGGTCTGGTTTGATTCACGCTCCGTCGACTGGCGTTGGCGCGTCATGACGGCGGTCTACCACAAGGATACGGGCTGGAGCACCGGATCTCTCCTCAATGGGGGTGGCAACAATACATGGCCAGCGACTGCCGGTGGTGCGATCGTCTTCGGCAGCACGCGCAACGCAGTACGGCTGCAGAGAGACATAACACAGCAGATTTATCTCATCGCTGTCCAATAG
- a CDS encoding neuromedin U, with protein MSRTKSPRMQATYFTICLAALALAACSIQAQTAPSSKPSQGAEVSANASASQSEDAAAKDAAQNPVAAAISVPFQNNTYYDVGPYRRAENQLLIEPVIPIKLSDRWIVISRTITPVVVVPRRSPGEGVDYGLSNIQPQFYLSPAHPGKFIWGVGPQLWLPTATDKTLGTNKWGGGPALVGLIHQGHWLGGSLLSNQFAGVNHTHVNQMLINPFLFYNMKHGYYFVTTPVITADWTQQRSQRWTVPVGGGVGRVFKVGPQPLNARAEFFNNVRTTNGGSSWQMQVQLQFLFIQKKKR; from the coding sequence ATGTCACGAACTAAATCACCCAGAATGCAAGCTACTTACTTCACAATATGTCTTGCCGCCCTCGCACTCGCTGCATGCTCAATTCAAGCGCAAACCGCGCCTTCGTCTAAGCCGAGCCAAGGAGCCGAGGTAAGTGCTAATGCATCGGCCAGCCAGTCGGAGGATGCAGCCGCAAAGGACGCCGCACAGAATCCTGTTGCCGCGGCGATCAGTGTTCCTTTCCAAAACAATACCTACTACGATGTTGGTCCCTATCGTAGAGCGGAGAACCAACTCCTCATTGAGCCGGTTATTCCCATCAAGCTGTCTGATCGCTGGATCGTCATCTCACGCACAATTACACCAGTAGTGGTTGTGCCGCGCCGCTCGCCAGGAGAGGGTGTTGATTACGGTCTCAGCAATATTCAGCCGCAGTTCTACCTTTCACCCGCTCACCCCGGAAAATTCATTTGGGGAGTGGGGCCTCAGCTGTGGTTGCCTACAGCAACCGACAAGACTCTGGGAACGAACAAATGGGGAGGCGGCCCAGCCTTAGTCGGCCTCATACATCAAGGCCATTGGCTCGGCGGATCTTTGCTCAGCAACCAGTTTGCAGGCGTGAATCATACCCATGTTAACCAGATGCTCATCAATCCGTTCCTCTTTTACAACATGAAGCATGGCTATTACTTTGTGACGACTCCAGTCATTACCGCGGATTGGACGCAGCAGAGGAGTCAGCGTTGGACTGTTCCAGTAGGTGGAGGCGTCGGACGTGTATTCAAAGTAGGGCCCCAACCGTTGAATGCACGCGCTGAGTTCTTCAACAACGTGCGAACTACGAACGGTGGTTCAAGTTGGCAAATGCAAGTCCAACTCCAGTTTCTGTTCATCCAGAAGAAGAAACGCTAG
- the mdlC gene encoding benzoylformate decarboxylase, translating into MATEKKQTVWAATYDLLRSLGLTTIFGNPGSTEQPFLKNFPDDFDYILALQEASAVAMADGFAQATGKPVLVNLHTNAGTGNGMGNIMTAFQNKTPLIITAGQQTREMIICDPLLTNRDETALPKPYVKWAYEPKRAQDVPRAIMRAYALALQPPAGPVYVSIPLDDWDKTALGTADVRTVSSRVGPDPERVKEFAKRISTAKNPALIYGAEVEKAGGWDAGIALAEKLRAPVFRAPAAERACFPETHALFQGELVSAMGPLSQRLEGHDLIVVIGAPVFRYYPYVPGPVIPEGSSLLQVTDDPTDAGSALVGDSLLSDAKLALEALLELVEDDSARIAPASRQILRTLPEVPNSPLTANEVYAALSEVRPEGAIVVQETPSNYNDFLHWWPSKAPGEYYTYASGGLGHNAPSSVGVALAQRKLGTNRPVITVIGDGSLQYSVQSLASAAQHKLKIIYIVPCNGEYAILKEFAELEKTPNVPALDLPFLDINSLAKGYGCSTANASTKEEIQAAFKIALTTEGPTVITIPIKRELKSLVPPAFKH; encoded by the coding sequence ATGGCGACTGAGAAGAAGCAAACTGTTTGGGCAGCAACATACGATCTATTGAGGTCGCTGGGGCTGACTACTATATTCGGTAATCCAGGTTCTACCGAACAACCCTTCTTGAAAAACTTTCCAGATGATTTCGATTACATTCTTGCTCTTCAGGAAGCTTCCGCGGTTGCGATGGCCGATGGCTTTGCGCAGGCGACTGGAAAGCCAGTCCTCGTCAATCTCCACACGAACGCAGGCACGGGCAATGGCATGGGCAACATCATGACAGCCTTTCAGAATAAGACACCTCTCATCATCACCGCCGGTCAGCAGACGAGGGAGATGATCATTTGCGATCCGCTGCTGACAAACCGCGATGAGACTGCGCTTCCAAAGCCCTATGTGAAGTGGGCTTATGAACCAAAGCGTGCGCAGGATGTTCCCAGAGCGATCATGCGGGCATATGCATTGGCCCTTCAACCACCAGCAGGGCCGGTCTACGTTTCAATTCCGTTAGACGACTGGGACAAGACGGCCCTCGGAACTGCAGATGTGCGGACTGTGAGTTCGCGCGTTGGCCCTGATCCGGAACGGGTCAAGGAATTTGCCAAGCGAATCTCTACTGCGAAGAATCCTGCCCTCATCTACGGAGCCGAAGTTGAAAAAGCGGGAGGGTGGGATGCTGGCATCGCGCTGGCAGAGAAGCTCCGCGCACCTGTCTTTCGCGCTCCAGCGGCTGAACGTGCCTGCTTTCCTGAAACTCATGCGTTGTTTCAGGGGGAGTTGGTGAGCGCCATGGGGCCGCTAAGCCAGCGACTCGAAGGTCACGATCTCATCGTGGTGATTGGCGCTCCTGTCTTTCGTTACTATCCTTATGTCCCAGGGCCAGTGATTCCGGAGGGTTCCAGCCTGTTGCAGGTAACTGACGACCCGACAGATGCTGGCAGCGCATTGGTGGGTGACAGCCTGCTATCCGATGCGAAGCTCGCGTTGGAAGCTCTACTTGAACTAGTTGAAGATGACTCAGCTCGTATCGCGCCTGCGTCAAGACAGATACTTAGGACGTTACCTGAAGTTCCGAATTCTCCGCTAACAGCCAATGAAGTGTATGCCGCCCTGAGCGAAGTTCGGCCGGAAGGTGCGATCGTTGTGCAGGAAACGCCATCGAACTACAACGACTTCCTACATTGGTGGCCGTCGAAAGCGCCAGGTGAGTACTACACGTACGCCAGTGGTGGATTGGGGCACAATGCACCATCCTCCGTTGGTGTTGCACTGGCCCAGAGGAAGCTCGGTACAAATCGCCCAGTCATCACAGTGATAGGTGACGGCTCGCTGCAGTACTCAGTGCAAAGTCTCGCTTCGGCAGCACAACATAAGTTGAAGATCATCTACATCGTCCCGTGCAATGGGGAGTATGCCATCCTTAAGGAGTTCGCAGAGTTGGAGAAGACTCCCAATGTGCCGGCCCTTGATCTCCCCTTCCTTGACATCAATTCCCTTGCTAAGGGCTACGGTTGTTCCACAGCCAATGCCTCGACCAAAGAAGAGATCCAAGCTGCGTTCAAGATTGCTTTGACGACAGAGGGGCCAACTGTGATCACCATTCCGATCAAGCGCGAACTGAAGTCACTTGTGCCACCTGCTTTCAAGCACTAG